The following are encoded together in the Pedobacter steynii genome:
- a CDS encoding eCIS core domain-containing protein — protein sequence MKAAEAKSVATPAKSDTPFFNKGTDTAMLSDSPAKTPFFPKQSNNSFFVQTKLTVGQPNDKYEQEADARADQVVQRLAAPQVLTKKESSVQAKPIAGSISPVIQTKCSACEHEEQLQKKEEEDLVQESPLELRRKPIFESNGEPPEDKHSVQRKCASCEKEEEQKVQRKEEDHAAQVAPTSVESNLNASSGTGSALPESTRSQMESSFGADFSNVRIHTGSDAQQMSEDLHAQAFTHGNDIYFNSGKYDTNSDSGKHLLAHELTHTLQQNGESEPAQRKIQRLPGWMSDAADWVSDTASDAAGGVVDGAEWVGGQIADGAEWVGDQASAAVDWVFEQISDLVSSGINWLNEKWESVREFGRTSFEDIKNGFGNLIHFITTPLSSFMSALSMMNADLLGNVWNSAKEGAAALWTGINSVINGVLQFGQGVWDTVSGFIDNIFGTIEGLFDNVAFDLLPAGIQERARSLFSGLRALWTQFTSFWTDLWQRLTSLIQEILAAVRSFADNVIGFAIDRVISMVRSLKEVYDYFTKLFADPQATIQPFLDQIAAKLDAEAPGRAETLGNDLAKEHYPGGAAQEGDSGTVQRVPIDAEERRTATLDEVGSGIVYYISRAWAELDLKKLLWTTVVNMFWPPATIRAIFNQFSQLWYDDWATTVDNLYMPRNFFDDPLGCLHDIWSNFLILLDFPLALWRRLNYVVGLLIGYVAIIVILVEMVLGGIAAAEVGVVPGIVAGFVAGVATMAPFGELLMTSFLAAESATVIISLIRLYTARQLCEKRQIDILTSVASFIAMGVALVLQALMALLAELVTLIANFLRGAPQGVPVPQPRPQPQPQPQPAPQPQPTPQPTPVPQPQPTPVPAPRPQPQPQPAAPAAPVGPGRVIPFPTRPQPAPVAPSAPGQIAAKFKDGESDGTATENLVEDEALSNVEVSPNGMLQTARKDRINPDACEKKKGICYERSLMFGLTRGSMPFMSMTPTPDDLRIAACLLRTATGTTVSSFRAFNIAVGKFLVNNTIEYVAAANIPGGGLHSEDMIFIEANRRFGAGNFTLAAIFSERVPCPRCSGWLRTVPLSPDCRVYCIINNDYNWSSIRRSYNNGVLF from the coding sequence ATGAAAGCTGCTGAAGCTAAATCAGTGGCAACACCTGCCAAATCCGATACTCCTTTCTTTAATAAGGGGACGGATACGGCTATGCTCAGTGACAGCCCGGCGAAAACACCCTTTTTTCCTAAACAGAGCAACAATTCCTTTTTTGTGCAAACTAAGCTGACTGTAGGTCAGCCTAACGATAAATATGAACAGGAGGCTGATGCCCGGGCAGATCAGGTGGTACAACGGCTTGCGGCACCTCAGGTGCTGACAAAAAAAGAATCGTCCGTTCAGGCAAAACCAATAGCAGGTTCCATTAGTCCGGTGATACAAACAAAATGTTCAGCCTGTGAGCACGAAGAGCAACTACAAAAGAAAGAAGAGGAAGATTTAGTTCAGGAATCACCATTAGAATTGCGACGCAAACCTATTTTTGAAAGCAATGGAGAACCTCCGGAAGATAAACATTCGGTTCAGCGTAAATGTGCCAGCTGTGAAAAGGAAGAGGAACAAAAAGTGCAGAGAAAGGAAGAAGATCATGCTGCGCAGGTAGCACCGACATCGGTAGAAAGCAATTTGAACGCGTCATCTGGAACAGGTAGTGCTTTACCGGAAAGCACCCGTTCACAAATGGAATCTTCATTTGGTGCTGATTTTTCTAATGTGCGAATTCATACCGGTAGTGATGCCCAGCAAATGAGCGAAGATTTGCACGCTCAGGCATTCACACATGGCAATGATATTTATTTTAACTCAGGAAAATACGATACCAATTCAGACTCAGGGAAACATTTGTTAGCACATGAGCTGACACATACCCTGCAACAAAATGGCGAATCTGAGCCTGCTCAGCGGAAAATTCAACGATTACCAGGTTGGATGAGCGATGCTGCAGATTGGGTAAGTGATACCGCATCCGATGCCGCAGGTGGTGTAGTTGATGGCGCAGAATGGGTAGGAGGACAGATCGCTGATGGTGCAGAATGGGTGGGCGACCAGGCCAGCGCTGCCGTAGATTGGGTCTTTGAGCAAATAAGCGATCTGGTTAGCTCAGGAATCAATTGGCTCAATGAAAAATGGGAAAGTGTCAGGGAGTTTGGGCGGACCAGCTTTGAAGACATTAAAAACGGGTTTGGAAACTTGATCCACTTCATTACTACGCCATTATCAAGCTTTATGTCGGCATTGTCAATGATGAATGCCGATCTCCTGGGGAATGTCTGGAATTCAGCAAAAGAGGGAGCAGCTGCGCTTTGGACAGGAATTAATTCCGTCATCAATGGGGTATTGCAATTCGGACAAGGGGTCTGGGATACCGTTTCGGGATTCATTGATAACATTTTTGGGACTATAGAAGGATTATTTGACAACGTTGCATTTGACCTGTTGCCAGCAGGGATACAAGAACGGGCCCGCTCACTCTTCAGTGGCCTTCGGGCTTTATGGACTCAGTTTACCTCTTTCTGGACGGACCTTTGGCAACGCCTGACCAGTCTGATACAGGAGATATTGGCTGCGGTACGGTCCTTTGCCGATAATGTAATTGGATTCGCGATCGATAGGGTGATCTCCATGGTGCGGAGCCTTAAAGAAGTGTACGATTACTTCACTAAATTGTTTGCAGATCCACAGGCCACCATCCAGCCATTTCTCGACCAGATTGCTGCAAAACTAGACGCAGAAGCGCCTGGCCGTGCAGAAACTTTGGGAAATGACCTTGCAAAGGAACACTACCCCGGTGGGGCTGCGCAGGAAGGGGATAGCGGTACCGTTCAAAGAGTACCTATAGATGCCGAAGAGAGACGCACCGCAACGCTGGATGAAGTGGGTAGCGGAATTGTGTACTACATCTCCAGGGCCTGGGCCGAACTGGACCTTAAGAAATTGCTGTGGACCACTGTGGTCAATATGTTTTGGCCACCTGCTACGATCAGGGCGATCTTCAACCAATTTAGCCAACTTTGGTACGACGATTGGGCAACCACCGTTGACAACCTTTACATGCCAAGGAATTTCTTCGATGATCCCCTTGGATGCCTTCATGATATCTGGTCCAACTTTTTAATTCTGCTGGATTTCCCTTTGGCTTTATGGAGGAGGCTGAACTATGTTGTAGGGCTTTTAATTGGATACGTAGCCATTATAGTGATCCTGGTAGAAATGGTCTTAGGCGGAATTGCTGCGGCAGAAGTTGGCGTCGTTCCCGGTATTGTGGCCGGTTTCGTAGCAGGAGTAGCCACAATGGCACCGTTCGGAGAGTTACTGATGACTTCTTTCCTTGCTGCGGAAAGCGCTACCGTTATCATCAGCCTGATACGTCTGTATACTGCAAGGCAGCTTTGTGAAAAACGCCAGATTGATATTTTAACTTCAGTGGCAAGTTTTATCGCAATGGGGGTGGCATTGGTACTACAGGCGCTGATGGCACTTTTGGCCGAGCTGGTTACCTTGATTGCTAATTTCCTGAGAGGTGCTCCTCAAGGTGTTCCGGTACCGCAACCACGGCCTCAGCCCCAACCACAGCCTCAGCCGGCACCTCAACCGCAACCAACGCCACAACCCACACCGGTACCTCAGCCTCAACCAACACCGGTACCGGCGCCGCGGCCACAACCCCAACCCCAACCGGCTGCACCTGCTGCACCTGTCGGACCAGGAAGGGTAATTCCATTTCCCACCCGGCCACAACCTGCACCTGTCGCTCCCTCAGCTCCGGGGCAAATTGCTGCTAAATTTAAAGATGGCGAAAGCGATGGAACGGCTACAGAAAATTTAGTAGAAGATGAGGCCTTGTCAAATGTTGAGGTATCTCCAAACGGAATGCTGCAGACTGCGAGAAAGGATCGGATCAATCCGGATGCATGTGAGAAAAAGAAAGGCATTTGCTACGAAAGATCCCTGATGTTCGGCCTTACCAGAGGCTCAATGCCTTTTATGAGTATGACGCCAACTCCCGATGATCTTCGGATTGCTGCTTGTCTTTTGAGAACAGCTACAGGGACTACGGTCAGCAGTTTTAGAGCATTTAATATTGCAGTGGGAAAATTTTTGGTTAACAATACCATCGAATATGTAGCAGCTGCCAATATACCGGGAGGAGGTCTCCATTCTGAAGATATGATCTTCATCGAAGCCAACCGGCGATTTGGAGCTGGTAATTTCACACTTGCAGCGATTTTCTCAGAAAGGGTTCCTTGTCCGAGATGTTCCGGCTGGCTCAGGACCGTTCCGCTCAGTCCGGATTGCAGGGTCTATTGTATTATTAACAATGATTATAACTGGAGTTCCATCAGGAGAAGTTATAATAACGGCGTTTTGTTCTAA
- a CDS encoding vanadium-dependent haloperoxidase produces MSEKPLALQWNQLILDAIKFTKTSPPLAARALAMAHTAMYDAWSVFDKCAISTTTAKYIKMADQDCIKEYTRKAFSYAAYRVLMDLFWLVLPSEKKDLFRNLMCSCDYDPDDTSLDISLPQGLGNLIGRMVIERGHGDAANQQGTLHMPHWSDYTGYRPVNTPDQVNDLSYWQPLRKDGGVIQQFLTPHWGLLKSFSLNFNWQFRPVPPFRKEDFDFRPQVKEVLEISAALTEEQKAIASYWADGPGTFTPPGHWCEIAQFIAEREQYRNTACIKLFFALSNALFDASIACWEAKYHYNSVRPITAIRTIYKGLEVQAWGGPGKGTQTIKGEQWIPYIETPPFPEHVSGHSSFSRAAATVLRQFTGSDHFGGCTTLKTGSSVSEPGKVPCAEVRLDWPTFTSAAEQAGLSRIYGGIHFPRGNEEGQKLGISIGTNAWEKALFYFND; encoded by the coding sequence ATGTCAGAAAAACCACTCGCCCTTCAATGGAATCAGCTCATTCTCGATGCCATTAAATTTACTAAAACTTCGCCGCCACTGGCAGCCAGGGCTTTGGCGATGGCACATACTGCGATGTATGATGCATGGTCTGTCTTTGATAAATGTGCCATCAGCACTACGACGGCAAAATACATTAAAATGGCAGATCAGGACTGTATAAAAGAGTACACCAGAAAAGCATTCAGCTATGCTGCCTATCGGGTGTTGATGGACTTGTTCTGGCTGGTACTTCCTTCAGAAAAAAAAGACCTGTTCCGCAACTTGATGTGCAGTTGTGATTATGATCCTGATGATACGTCTTTGGACATCTCCCTGCCTCAGGGGCTGGGTAACCTGATTGGCCGCATGGTGATAGAAAGAGGGCATGGTGATGCGGCTAATCAGCAGGGTACATTACATATGCCGCATTGGTCTGACTATACCGGTTATCGGCCGGTCAATACTCCGGATCAGGTCAACGACCTGAGTTACTGGCAGCCGCTAAGAAAAGATGGGGGTGTTATACAACAATTCCTGACCCCACATTGGGGATTGTTGAAATCGTTCTCTTTAAATTTCAACTGGCAATTCCGGCCTGTTCCTCCGTTCCGGAAGGAAGACTTTGATTTCAGGCCTCAGGTGAAAGAGGTATTGGAGATCAGCGCAGCATTGACAGAGGAGCAGAAAGCAATTGCCTCGTATTGGGCGGATGGCCCGGGAACGTTTACTCCGCCGGGACATTGGTGTGAGATCGCACAATTTATCGCTGAAAGGGAACAATACCGGAATACAGCTTGTATCAAATTGTTTTTTGCCCTGAGCAATGCTTTATTTGATGCTTCAATTGCCTGTTGGGAAGCTAAATACCATTACAATTCCGTTCGTCCGATAACAGCGATCAGAACAATTTACAAAGGATTGGAGGTACAGGCCTGGGGCGGTCCGGGTAAGGGCACTCAGACGATCAAAGGGGAACAATGGATCCCCTATATTGAAACACCTCCCTTTCCCGAACATGTTTCCGGGCATAGCAGTTTTAGCAGGGCTGCGGCCACAGTATTGAGGCAGTTTACAGGAAGTGATCATTTTGGAGGTTGTACAACATTGAAAACAGGAAGTTCTGTTAGCGAGCCGGGCAAGGTTCCCTGTGCGGAAGTCCGCTTAGACTGGCCAACATTTACCAGTGCTGCCGAACAGGCAGGATTGTCGCGCATTTATGGAGGAATTCATTTCCCCCGGGGAAATGAAGAAGGACAGAAACTGGGGATTAGCATAGGTACGAATGCCTGGGAAAAAGCCCTGTTTTATTTTAATGATTAA
- a CDS encoding ATP-binding protein, with the protein MNHNDPSQETTTFKTFTDRNAPQELRYLEQLILYRLSVWFPSDEQTEKPVLDLTTWSGPLSDFIEKHALNADEAVLLLIGITPHLQSDLFDRVIGFKLQHAGDFQRIGGIRGKDFRGFLPTGETVLFLLGDDDFKKRLEVQQLFWPDHLFEKNKILWLDDQPHGEPVMSGKIMLSTEYLDTFIYGKPIPPRFSMNFPAKLIYTDLGWDDLVINDELKEQINELKSWLKYNDQLIGEWGMGDRLRKGYRALLFGPSGTGKTFTAGLLGKEVGKDVYKIDLSMVVSKYIGETEKNLELLFARAEDKGWILFFDEADALFGKRTNVRDAHDKYANQEVSYLLQRIEDYNGMVILATNMKNNIDDAFIRRFNAILKFSLPEAEERAEIWRLAFPKDVRFCNEQDEIVDIPELVKSYPISGGCIVNVVHYASIKALERYNEQKAAKNIYLSDVLYGIKKELLKEGKPFN; encoded by the coding sequence ATGAACCATAATGATCCCAGTCAGGAAACGACTACTTTTAAGACCTTTACAGACCGGAATGCCCCACAAGAATTACGCTATCTTGAACAATTGATATTATACCGGTTGAGCGTTTGGTTTCCTTCGGATGAACAGACGGAAAAGCCGGTTTTAGATTTAACAACCTGGTCAGGTCCGCTATCCGATTTTATAGAAAAGCATGCACTGAATGCAGATGAAGCTGTTTTGCTGCTGATCGGCATCACCCCGCATCTCCAATCTGACTTATTTGACCGGGTGATCGGATTTAAACTTCAGCATGCCGGGGATTTTCAACGGATAGGGGGAATCAGAGGGAAAGATTTCCGGGGTTTTCTACCTACCGGGGAAACGGTATTGTTTCTTCTGGGAGATGATGACTTTAAAAAACGCCTGGAGGTTCAGCAGTTGTTCTGGCCGGATCACTTGTTCGAAAAGAATAAGATTTTGTGGTTGGACGATCAGCCGCATGGGGAACCGGTGATGAGCGGCAAAATTATGCTTTCAACCGAGTATCTTGATACTTTCATTTATGGCAAGCCAATTCCGCCCAGGTTCAGCATGAATTTTCCTGCAAAATTGATTTATACCGACCTCGGCTGGGATGATCTGGTCATCAATGATGAACTTAAAGAGCAAATCAATGAACTGAAGAGTTGGTTGAAATACAACGATCAACTGATTGGGGAATGGGGAATGGGTGATCGCCTTAGAAAGGGATACCGTGCTTTGCTTTTCGGCCCCTCAGGAACCGGAAAAACCTTTACCGCGGGTTTGTTGGGAAAAGAAGTCGGTAAAGATGTTTATAAGATCGACTTGTCTATGGTCGTGTCCAAATATATAGGGGAAACGGAGAAGAACCTTGAGCTCCTCTTTGCCAGGGCAGAAGATAAGGGCTGGATCCTCTTCTTTGATGAGGCGGATGCCTTATTTGGAAAACGGACAAACGTAAGGGATGCCCATGATAAATATGCAAATCAGGAAGTATCTTACCTGCTTCAAAGGATTGAAGATTATAACGGAATGGTGATTCTCGCCACCAATATGAAGAACAACATCGACGATGCTTTTATCCGCAGGTTCAATGCTATCCTTAAATTTTCCTTACCGGAAGCAGAGGAACGGGCTGAAATATGGCGCCTGGCCTTTCCTAAGGACGTTCGCTTTTGCAATGAACAGGATGAAATTGTTGACATCCCTGAACTCGTAAAGAGTTACCCCATTTCGGGTGGCTGTATCGTAAACGTAGTCCATTATGCCAGTATCAAAGCACTCGAAAGATACAATGAGCAAAAAGCGGCAAAAAATATTTACCTGTCCGATGTTTTATACGGCATAAAGAAAGAATTGCTGAAAGAGGGGAAGCCTTTTAATTAG
- a CDS encoding contractile injection system tape measure protein has product MIRKQRIDLQLAKQLDNFRIQQQFSDQFWKYLIPLFEHEFDKMATEEEVISLDLVEIDLGVIAESQISQMVWHPDLYELFKTKIKKAIFKEGELIGERGHGVKRRVSGHTYQQWVFYMQKGYLPWNLTQVNAQWYDQVMEELATDYTSTAVLRREIRENEAFLLRIIRQHPLSFLIKLVEILTAEKQTQLFTAVHQLHDRLSDWSIPGKKSGPSKKVAELMRVFQLSYEELWMEILRISTETKGTALFAVLEQRIQDLISAAELGKTDVLSGMSLLEAFYKEPDKSLSEGILREAIDDEGVFTIHAGLVLIHPFLNSLFQLLGLLQEKRFLHVAAQEKAIYLLHYLATGENQADEYELLIPKILCAYPVDQPIPGRIRLSDEEMEEADTLLKAAIASWDILKNTSPAGLREGFLQRSGKLQIRDGKIGLQVEKAAIDVLLDHLPWNLSLIKLPWLREIVQVEWR; this is encoded by the coding sequence GTGATCAGAAAACAACGGATTGACCTCCAGTTAGCTAAGCAGCTGGATAACTTTCGGATACAACAGCAATTCAGCGATCAGTTCTGGAAGTACCTGATCCCATTGTTTGAGCATGAATTTGATAAAATGGCGACCGAAGAGGAAGTCATTTCTCTGGATCTGGTAGAAATTGACCTGGGGGTCATTGCTGAATCCCAAATCAGCCAGATGGTTTGGCATCCTGATCTTTATGAGCTATTTAAAACTAAAATCAAAAAGGCCATTTTTAAGGAAGGAGAGTTGATTGGGGAGCGTGGGCATGGGGTTAAGCGTAGGGTCTCCGGACATACTTACCAGCAGTGGGTTTTCTATATGCAAAAAGGGTATTTGCCATGGAACCTGACTCAGGTCAATGCACAATGGTACGATCAGGTAATGGAGGAACTGGCTACTGATTATACCAGTACCGCTGTCTTGAGAAGAGAGATCAGGGAAAATGAAGCATTTTTGCTGCGGATCATCCGGCAACACCCACTGTCATTTCTGATTAAACTGGTGGAAATACTCACCGCTGAAAAGCAAACTCAGCTTTTTACCGCCGTTCATCAGCTTCATGACCGTCTGTCTGATTGGTCAATTCCGGGGAAAAAATCCGGACCTTCAAAAAAGGTGGCTGAACTGATGCGGGTGTTCCAGCTGAGCTATGAAGAACTCTGGATGGAAATTTTAAGGATTTCTACGGAAACAAAGGGTACAGCTTTATTTGCTGTATTAGAGCAGCGGATTCAGGACCTGATCAGTGCGGCTGAACTGGGCAAAACGGATGTGCTTTCAGGAATGAGTTTGCTGGAAGCCTTCTATAAGGAGCCGGATAAATCGCTGTCAGAAGGGATTTTGAGAGAAGCGATTGATGATGAAGGTGTTTTTACCATACATGCCGGATTGGTGCTCATTCACCCGTTTTTGAATTCTCTGTTCCAGCTTCTTGGTTTGCTTCAGGAGAAGCGATTTTTACATGTCGCAGCGCAGGAAAAGGCAATTTATTTACTGCATTATCTTGCTACAGGTGAAAATCAAGCGGATGAGTATGAGCTGCTCATACCTAAAATCCTTTGCGCTTATCCGGTTGATCAACCGATACCGGGGCGTATCAGACTCTCTGACGAGGAAATGGAAGAAGCGGATACTTTGCTGAAAGCAGCCATCGCCTCCTGGGACATTTTAAAGAATACCAGTCCGGCGGGACTTCGTGAAGGATTTTTACAACGTAGTGGAAAGTTGCAGATCCGGGACGGAAAAATCGGTTTACAGGTAGAAAAAGCGGCAATTGACGTGTTGCTTGATCATTTGCCATGGAACCTGAGCCTGATCAAGTTACCCTGGCTTCGGGAAATCGTTCAGGTAGAGTGGAGGTAG